AAGCCCAAATCTTGATCCACATATGAGAAAGACTACTTGCTAGGTGAAaaaaaaacccatttgaaaCGATGAATTCTTCCATATCATCTATTCCTTAAAGCAGATATGAGTTACAAAGGTTTAAAACAATGACTGAGAATGAATGTTCTCTTGGacataaattcaaataaaaatttcatagcAATTATGTGTTAATAAATATCATAATGGATAGTATCTCACCATCAGATCAGGCAAAGGGATTTTGACTTTTGTAAGCATGATCTCACAGTTATATGCCCGCCTGAGCTCAATCTGCAAGGTAACATGAATCTTTTATCAAGAACTCAAATTCTATaaaatgtcttgactcttgaaTCTTGACAAGAATTAAATGAAGAACTTAAGCCTTAATGAATGGCATGAGACACGAAGCCAGGAGACTAAACAAAACCTACACAGATAGATCACAACTAATTCActagtaaaaaagaaaatgaaattatcATCCAGTTCCTATAATGAAAAACATCACACATACATGTGCACAGTCAAGAGAAAATGGAGGAATAGAAGCACTTATTTAAAAATGTCAATTtctaacaattttgtttttaaattttagacctAATATTTTAATGAGTTCATTAAACAAGTATGAGAATAGATAAAGGGCTTTTTTTGAGACCTTTCGGGATGAAAAATGGAGATGAAAAGCTACTTGTCTGTTGTCTTTACCAACAGTGGAGAGTAGTTAATATCTGAACTAATTAGACTGGACAGGTATTAACTATTAATGAAAAGGCATATGGCATACCAATTGAACTTTGTCAACTTTAAGTGAGGAGCGGCGAgtcatctttcctccttttccaTCATTAGAATTTGGTGCAGCTGCAGAGAACAAACTCTCAAGTTCTGACATGTCAAACTCTGGAGCCCTAACAccaaaaaggttttaaaataagaataaacagTAAACACAATTCATATAAGTTCAGATTTTTATAACTACAAAGTTAGAAAGACTTAATTCATACCTACAAAATTCATCTAGTTTCTGTGTCTCAGCCCATAAGCTTCCTTGCATTGCCCTCGTTAATTTTAACCAATGGTAAGGTTTCAGATTGCTCCTTTTAGTCTGAGACTGACCTTTTGGATTAGCACGCAACAGGCTGCCACGTCCCTTTGCACCGAATGGAGCAGAAGGTGGTCCGGGAACAGCAGGTTTTGACAACCCATTGGCAGCAAGAGGAGGTGGGGGAGGTGGAACATTTGCGGAGTTCTTAGACAAAGAATTCTGGGATGCAGAAGCTGGAGGAGGGGGTGGTGGTGGCGCTAATGGTGATGGAGTAGAACTAGAATGGCTAGGAGGTGGAGGTGGGGGAGGAGGGCCAGGCGTACCAACAGACTTGCTCATACTcgatgaagaagaaagagggTGGGAGGCTGAAGAAGGAAACCCAGAcagtggaggaggaggaggtatCGAGGATGACGAAGCCTGATTAGTTGAAGATGGAGGTGTAGGTGGAggcggtggtggaggaggacCTTTAAATGAATCTTTGGCAGTGGCAAGTGATGTTCCAGGAAGGGAAGGGGCTGGAGGATGGGATAAAGACTTGGTTGGAGGAGCTGGCATTGAAAGGggcggaggaggaggaggactAACCAATGATTTCTTACCTTCATCATGCGTTGCATTTTCAGGGTACTGTGTAGCATTAGATTGCATCAATTTTGAAGTATGCTCGCTCTgaggaggaggtggtggtggtggtggtggtggaggaggagtgACAGCTGCAGGAGCAATGGATCCAAAAGTCTTTTCCATGGCAGTAAGAGCATCAACTGAAGTTTTTAATGGTAAAGATGGAAGCAATGGTGGTGATGATGTTGGAGGAACAATTGTAGAACTAGGCTCTAAAGAATTTGGCACCTTGGAGTCTAAAGGAGGCAAAGTAGAAGGCGGAGGAGATACTTTCACTGCATGAGTGACTTCTTTGATATCCATTGGTGCATGATCCTGCAACACAGATGTTATTCCAAGAGATGATGGTGCACTATGATACCTTGAGATAGCTACAGGTGAACCTTGCAAGGAGTTAAAAAAAGAAGCTGAAGCAGATCGAACAGCTGAACGCACCCGTggtgaaattattttagattgaGTGGGAAGCTGAAGTGCAACCTGCAATTCTTGAGGTTCAATCTTCTTTTTAATTAGGTTTGCATCAACAGGTGGCTCAAGTAAGGGACCATATTGTTTCCTCTGAACTGTGGATGTGACACTCTTGACATCATTTTCCGGCAATACCATTTGTTCTAATTGTCCCATCTTTTTCACTGAATTTGCATCAGTCGATGGTTGAATTAAGGGAAAAGATTGTTTCCCATGAGCCATAGATGGAGGATAGTTGGTATCATTTTCCAACAATGACTTGGATTCTAATGATTCGGTATCCTTTTCCTTTGAATCTAATCGTTCCATCTTTTGTTTCATTGAATTTGCATCTTTTGATGGTTCAATTAAGGGCATAGACTGCTCCCCATGAGCCATGGATGTAGGAACCTTGGTATTGTTTTCCACCAATGCCTTTGATGCTAATGACTTAATATCCTTCTCCTTGGATTCTAATgatccactcttcttttttattaagtttGAATCCATTGATGGCTCACTTAAGGGGATGGATCGATTCTCGTGAGCCGTAGATGCAGTAAACTTGGTATCATTTTCTAATGATTGTTTTGTTTCTAATGATTCAACCTCCTTTTTAATAGAATCTGAATCTGTTGAGGGCCCAAATGAGGGAATAGGTTGGTTCCCCTGACCTATACATTCAAGACTCTCAATGTTATTTCCTGACAATGCCTTTGATTGTAATGATTCTGTCTTATTTTCCATAGGAACATCCACTGATGATCCCAAGGAGGATGTGGAAACTTTCTCCTGAACTGTTGAAGTCAGATTCTTTGAATCATTTCGTGCCTTTTTAGTAGAATCTGAATCTGTTGAGGGCCCAAATGAGGGAATAGGTTGGTCCCCCTGACCTAAACATTCAAGACTCTCAACGTTATTTCCTGACAATGCCTTTAATTGTAATAGTTCTGTCTTATTTTCCATAGGAACATCAACTGATGATCCCAAGGAGGACGTAGAATGTTTCTCCTGAACTGTTGAAGTCAGATTCTTTGAGTCACTGTGTTCCTTCGAATCAAGTTTAGATTTTCCAGATGACTCCTTTTGCAAGCCACTTGTTGAAGCAGAAATCCCACTGTCCAGTCTTTCAAGAAAGATATTTGATGCTGTGATCTGTTGGAGCACACTTGCTACCTCTGCCTTTGAATCTAGCCAGTCCACATTGCTGAAAATTTCCTTGACCTTAGCAAATGCTTCAACGGGTAGGCCTTCTTTCTCCTCAACATGAGGCAGATCAATTGAAATAACAGAAGACGAAGCATCCATATCTGAGAAAAGAACCTTCAACCAGAAATACAGCATATACCCGACAAACATCAAGTTGGTTTTATTGCTaatcatttattaaaaacaGGAGAGAAAGATAGAGATTAATACCTCCACTCTAAAGTTTTTAGGAAAGTAGTCTTTAGCATTCCATAATATGTCAAGCTCATCACGGTTAAGCATCAAAATATTTGATCTTATGAATGCTGTATTAAACATCACCCGAAACATCATTTCTTCATGCTCTAAATCACTGTTCAGATGAATACACTCAAAAACGACATCACCTTGAACATGACAATGGATGTCAATCTTAACTAGTTCACAATCAGcctgtaacaaaaataaataaataaagggaaATGGGGAAAACAATAATTCCTTATTTAAGAACCCTGTGTAAGTAGAATTTAAATAgaggaaaatgaagaaataataatacttcattttgattttaacttaGTTCATCTGTGTCAACTGATAGAATCCTGTGTAGTATTAAGTAGAAACAAAATATCCAAActgcaattaaatttaatataaatctaTGTTGATTTTTACAAACTGTATCTACACAAATCATAAGAGCACCCCTAGATCAATTAATGCAAATTTTGCTAACTTTGAgagcaaaatttattttaacccaTACAATGAAATGACATGATGAATCATCATTGCAAAACAATTGGCATACTCTCAGTTCTAGTTTAGATTGGCAACCCATGGACGATAATATTTCCATACAGATATTCTCCTTTAAAGCTCTACAGGTTTTCTTCCATTCTGTTCATGAGAAAAGATGGTCCATTTCCTGCTCAAACCATCCCTCCTCAGATCGCATCAAAGCCACCAGCCCCACCACCATTTTGCAACAAAACCCCTCCCCAATTTACAGAGAACATAAAACATTTAGAAAGATCCTGCTTAAAATGAATTAACATAGTTccaattttatctaaataattttgGTAATCACTGACTTCAGCTAGCACCGTaactttgaataaaaattgtcatattttaagaagaaaaagaaaagaagtgatGTTCAGTTGGATTACCATATGTCTTTGCATATGTTGTCTTCCTGTCTGTATGTATACAGTAATTCAATAAAGGAATTCCACAGCATTGCTTAtgattaaaattgatataattaaacataatcATATAATGGAAGGAACACGTCAGCATAAATAGTAAGAACAAAACTACGAACAGTAGGTTCGTTATCTTGAATCATGACCCGGCTTGAATTGTAAAAAAGCATATTAAAGTAAAGGGACTTAGGTACCACCTGCTTGTAATAGCGGACAAGTTTGCTCCTTTTTGGAGTTGAAAAGAGAACTTTGGGAGTTCGATCTGCAGGAATAAAAGGGTCCTGTCCATATATCCTAAATATAGGACGGCAGCCACCCTCTCCACCCATATTAGGAACGAGTCTTATAATTACACAGTCCAAAGTAAGTGCCCTATCAAGAGGAGGCCATTCTGAGCCAACATTTCTTCTTGATATGTACTGAAGATACCTCAATTGTGAAGGTAAAGGATTCAGCGGTGACATCAACTGCAAAAGTTCCCGAGGAGCTTGCTTGTATATCATATCTAGTGTTTTCTGCTCCCCTGTAAACATCTTTCTATAAATCAAGAGTGCAGCTAGCATAAACGCTAATAATGGCCAACCACCTCGTTCGCAGTGCATCAAGACAACATTTTGTTGCCCAAGTTGAAGCCAGTTTTCACCTGATCTCAAGAAATGGTGGATCATCTCCATGGTAAGTAACGGGCAACCTTCATACTGTCGAGGATAGTCTATCACAGTCATATCATAGTCACACAAAATGTTTGAAATCTGGCTTTGGCTATCTCCCTCCCGCATGTTGAACACCATAAATGAAGCATCGGGGAAGTGACCACGAAGTTGCCCAATTATTCCTCCTATATACACTCTATATTCATCTTCTTCCATAACATCCGTGGTAAAGCAGTAATCAAAGACTACgcatgaaacaacaaaataatcacAATCAGACATATGTATGACATAAAGATTCTTTATGATAAAGAAACATATGTAccaaataccaattaaaatatGACATGCCACACATATAAGCAAAGTAGCAAGTATCTAAAATCAAAAGGCCAAAATTCTGAGAGATTATAAAGTCGTCAAGCAAGTATAGTGCAAGTTTTCAGTCACCAGTCCCCAACAATCATCAATGGACAATATGTCACTATTTATTAATACTGACtgcacaaagaaaaaaaaatagcagagTATTTCATGTCAACTCTATCGAGGTTCTTCCCATTACCTCCATTCCTCCCACAAGTAATATGTATGCCTAGGCGATAAAACATCAATTCAGCTAAGTCTCAAACAAAGATGTCAACATCCTATTGAGCATACGGTCAAATGAAAATTTAGAAAAGTTATACAATCCCCATTGTTCCCTATAAATCTGCGATATAAGCCCCACACATACCACACCCAACTAACacaaaatgcataaaaatgaaATGTTTGCACTCAACAGAAGCTAATATTGTTCACACTATTCTATTCCCATTGTtaactttaaactttaaatcTTCAAAGCAAGCCTTACATACCACAAGTCACAACCCTCCCCCCAACACAAAATTGCATAAAGATGAAATATTTGCACTCAACAGAAGCCAACATTGTTCACATTATACTATTTTTTCCATTATCCACTTTGAATCTACAAAGCAAGCCTTACATACCACAACCCCCCACCAAGACAATATGCATAAGGAATGATGAAATGTTTGCACTGAGAAGAAAGCCAACACTGTTGTTCAGTTCCACCAGAACCAATGTGTTTACAGAAAAATGAGGCAACAGAAAAGCGTACCATAAACTCTTTCAGTGATTTCTAGAAGCCCATCTGGGGGCTTCTTATAGAAGAATTTGCGGAACAATGCCATTTTTGTGTAGAAGATCCAAGAGGGTCACTCACTCTGACATGTAGGACACCTATAACTGCCTTAATCCAACCCACATTGCATCATCCAAGCTCAAATTTTTAAGATCCCCCCACCAAACAGAAACAAATTGCAATCGTAATCATCAAGATGGTATTGGTGTGTTGGCATTGAAGGGAGGGTGTGTATTCAGGAATCAGAGGCATGGATTTTTGCTGGGTTATTAAGAAACACTTTTTCATCTGGGAAATGTCATTGTCTTCACATGCACACTATATCTATCTAAtggaaagagaaaggaaaaaagaagggaAACTTAGCTTTCaatcaaaaaagacaaaaaagagTTTATATCATAGGAAGGGAATAGAAAGTGGGTGGTGAGAATCTAACCTCACAATCCAAAGTTGCAtaatatatcatatcatattcaAAGGGAAGAAAGAGTTAGACAATAGATACGGTTAGTTGTTGTTAGAATAATAAGAACTTTAGAAGAACAACTTGGATCCgaggtttctctctctctaacgCAATCTGTGTTTCTGTGTCCCtatcttaaatattttgttttgtgagaatgaACACATGTGTAAGTTGGTCAATTGAGATGATAATGTGCCcatgtatgtttttatttttattttttactcttttttattttctcacttattcccttctaaaaaaaaatacaggatAAGATCCGTACTAGGTTTGGGGTCATTTGGGCTTTTCCCCCttcaaatataaaacattacctctcttgttatatatataatatccaaattttaattgatatttatttttataagatttaatttataatattttttgaattaattaattttaggaaagagaaaatatatGGATAAATAATAAGAACATAGAAGagtattaatgataaaaataaatttattgttatcaactaaattaatcacttttttaatcttaataagTTAGTTAATAGAGTCTTATGTTTCATCTCTTCCTATATTAATACCCaaattatctaatttttcaacattaagaaaaatgattatttagtttatgacaataaatttgtcttaaatttatttttttttcaaaattatccttatcattaatatttctcACTCTTTTAGTGGTTTGtaaatatattcttttcttcttttaatgagAAGTATTTCTAgtctaaaataattaatctaagAAACATTATATATTGagtcttataaaaaagaacaaacatTATTTCAAACTTAGGTCTTATAAATAACAACAAATGGAGTATTGGCACGAGACAATCAACCatgtttattgttattaacAATTACTTCTACCGTCTCTAATTATAAGACTATTTCAATTAAAGGACTAAagtgaatcaattttaaaaattagagaatcaaattgaacataaataataaattagaggattaaaaaactaatttaaccaaaatattaataataaaaaaatagaataataaatttatatttgcttGATTTTCTTACAAGGTCATCCCAAGGATAAAACAAccaaagattaataaaaaaattatcattagttttataaaacaaaaaatgtcacatattttaataaaaagatcacttatatttatataaaaaaaagacctAACATATAACTCtttcatttaaagaaaaaaatttcctttggTTTCATTCAAAGTTGAGTTGGCCCTTTCTTTATAGTAATGGATCATATTTCTAGTTttacacaaaattaataataaatatttttatgaaactcattatttattaaaacttaaatatttaaattaatgtgcaaaaaataaattcatcccCCTTTGATACATCCCTAGATCCATCCGTTTAATATATAACCAATATGAAAAGGAGCTTTTAGATCGTTCCATTGATATAAAAACATTGACTTTATTTACAGAAATATCACcacatataaaaaaacaatgctTTTGTAAATGTTCTCAAAGATGTTCGAAAAGTACTTTTTGCACTActgatattttttccttttttatattagtaatgttttttgtttgtatcatttgattttttttaaaatacatttttatcttGACTACcaatttctgtttttttgtaTATTCTCTTTGAGGAATGCTAGCGAGACACTCTTTTTTGGTCCTCGATTAAAGATTACGCTGATGGTACATGACTATTATTGACCTAAGAAAATTTTGTAAACAatgaaaattttgcattttgatatatataaaaaaattataatttacatttattttaattataatttatgaaacttTAGAGATATCCTGTGCATACATATAAGATTTTGATTATCAATATAAATCATAATGATATAACTTTATTGAGATTGAGAAAAGTTATCAAgatcaaagaaataaaaattatgaaaattaagaTTTGGATCCTCtcccattaaaaataaatagagaatCTTCAATTTGAGTAAGAAAACCTGAATCAAATGGGCAGTTGAAATTTGTTTAGTTAAACTCATTGTTTCACTAAAGTATATCCTGTTAGagtttgtggtcttagttcctttgtcccacatcgcttgATCTGTGGCCTTAGTCCCACATCACTTGGTTTataaaaacttgtgtctcattagtgttatatatagagacaccttgtaagcttttatgtgtgcaagtaataaaaagttctcctagtgtagtcgtggacgtaggcacaaacATTGTGTGTTGAACCACATTAAACTTTGTGTCTTTTCTCTCTtccatttatttctttctcttcttttattgcttaACTTGTATCAAGAGCTTTTGGTTACTCCACGGGATTTCCTTAGTTTAAAAGAATTAGTGGATGGGAGTCTTCTCAGTTTAGAGGAGGCAGTGGGAGCAATGGCATTAGAAGAGGGGAAGGTGAAGATCGAGAAGTTCGATGACAGAGATTTCAGCTTTTGGAAGATGCAGATAGAGGATTATCTATATTAGAAGAAGTTGTATCAGCCCTTATCAGGGGTTAAGCCATACGACATGAAGCAAGAAGAATGGAACTTGCTGGATCAATAGGCTCTTGGCGTGATCAGATTGACATTAGCCAAGAACGTCACGTTCAACATTGTAAATGAGAAGACTACTGCAGGCTTAATGAAGATGTTATCAGATATGTATGAGAAGTCGTCGGAAGCCAACAAAGTATACTTGATGCGCCGATTGTTCAACCTCAAGATGGGAGAAGGTATCTCTGTAACTGatcatattaatgaatttaatactaTTCTTGCCCAGTTGGAATCAATGCAGATTAAATTTGAGGATGAGGTGAAGGCATTGATTCTATTGTCATCACTACCGGATAGTTGGACTGCAACTGTTACTGCAGTTAGTAGTTCTACAAGGGAGAACACATTAAAGCTTAGTGACATCCGTGACTTGATCTTAAGTGAAGATGTTCGCAAGAGAGATTCAGGAGAATCTTCTAGTCATGTTTCCAATTCAGCATTGAATACTGAAGGCAGGGGAAGGACTACCCAGAAGGGTCAGAATGGTTGAGGCAGATCAAAGTCAAGAGGGAAAGGTCagagaaaatttcaaagtgaTGTTACTTGCTAGAATTGTGACAAGAGAGGTCACTTTAGCAATCAGTGCAAGGCACCAAAGACGAACAAGTCGCACAAAAACAAGAAGCGCGATGATGATGAATCCGCAAATGCAGCAACTGATGAACTTGATGATGCATTAATTTGCAGTTTGGATAGTCCTGTTGATTCATGGATCATGGACTCAGGTGCGTTGTTCCACATTACTCCCTCTAAAGATTTATTGTCTAACTATATTTCTGGAAGATTTGGGAAATTTTACCTTGCAGATAGAAAATCTCTTGACATTGTTGGAAAAGGTGATATCAACATCAAAACCTCCAGTGGATCCTTATGGacattgcacaatgtcagaCATATTCTCGccttaaagagaaatttaatatctatagGGCAGTTGGATGATGAGGGACATCACACCAGTTTTGGAGATGGAGCTTGGAAGGTAACAAAAGGCAATCTCGTTGTGGCTCGTGAAAAGAAGCAAGGATCTCTTTACATGATTGCAGATGAGGATATGGTAGCAGTTACTGAGGTTGTCAATAATTCAACCATGTGGCATCAAAGACTTGGACACATGAGTGAAAAAGGAATGAAGCTTATGGCGGCAAAGGGTAAGCTATCAAGCCCCAAGCATGTTGATGTTGGTGCTTGTGAACATTGTATCCttggaaagcaaaaaaaggtCAGCTTCTCAAGGGCAGGGAAGACTCTTAAAGTTGAAAAGCTAGAATTAGTGCACACAAATGTTTGGGGGCCAGCCCCAGTGAAATATGTTGGAAACTCACGCTATTATGTCACCTTTATCGACGACTTTACCAAAAAGGTAtgggtttatttttttaaaaataaatctgacATAAGTTGAAAATTAGACAGGtctaaaggttaaaagtctaaaatctgACAATGGCGGGGAGTATGATAGTCAGAAGTTTAAAGACTTCTGTTCAGAACATGGGATCAGAATGATCAAGACAATACCAGGAACACCTGAGCAAAACGGTGTTGCAAAAAGgatgaatagaaccttgaacgAGAGAGCGAGGTGTATGCAGATCCAATCTGACTTGCCTAAAGCATTCTGAGCAGAAGCAATAAACACAGCAGCATATCTCATCAATAGAGGACCATCAGTTCCTTTGAATTATCAGTTGCCCGAAGAAGTAAGGTTTGGAAAGGAGGTAAAACTTtcacatttgagaatttttggttatgtttcatatatactgacagactctaatagtagagataaattggattcgaaggcgaggaagtgttattttattggttatagATCTGACATGTATGGCTACAGGTTTTGGGATGACCAAACCAAGAAAGTTATCAAAAGCATAAATGTTACCTTTAatgagaaattattttataaggacaaaTTTTCTACAAAATCTACATGTGCAGGTAAACTGTCAGAAATTTCTGAGAAAGCAATACTTAAAGAAATTTCAGAAAGTGATATAGCCAACAGAAACCAGAGTACAGACGTAGAGGTTGAGTCAGAACCAAAACCATCAACTCCTCCAAGAAAATCTAGCAGAATTTCAGTACCACCAGATAGG
This region of Glycine soja cultivar W05 chromosome 17, ASM419377v2, whole genome shotgun sequence genomic DNA includes:
- the LOC114393863 gene encoding formin-like protein 18 isoform X1, which encodes MALFRKFFYKKPPDGLLEITERVYVFDYCFTTDVMEEDEYRVYIGGIIGQLRGHFPDASFMVFNMREGDSQSQISNILCDYDMTVIDYPRQYEGCPLLTMEMIHHFLRSGENWLQLGQQNVVLMHCERGGWPLLAFMLAALLIYRKMFTGEQKTLDMIYKQAPRELLQLMSPLNPLPSQLRYLQYISRRNVGSEWPPLDRALTLDCVIIRLVPNMGGEGGCRPIFRIYGQDPFIPADRTPKVLFSTPKRSKLVRYYKQADCELVKIDIHCHVQGDVVFECIHLNSDLEHEEMMFRVMFNTAFIRSNILMLNRDELDILWNAKDYFPKNFRVEVLFSDMDASSSVISIDLPHVEEKEGLPVEAFAKVKEIFSNVDWLDSKAEVASVLQQITASNIFLERLDSGISASTSGLQKESSGKSKLDSKEHSDSKNLTSTVQEKHSTSSLGSSVDVPMENKTELLQLKALSGNNVESLECLGQGDQPIPSFGPSTDSDSTKKARNDSKNLTSTVQEKVSTSSLGSSVDVPMENKTESLQSKALSGNNIESLECIGQGNQPIPSFGPSTDSDSIKKEVESLETKQSLENDTKFTASTAHENRSIPLSEPSMDSNLIKKKSGSLESKEKDIKSLASKALVENNTKVPTSMAHGEQSMPLIEPSKDANSMKQKMERLDSKEKDTESLESKSLLENDTNYPPSMAHGKQSFPLIQPSTDANSVKKMGQLEQMVLPENDVKSVTSTVQRKQYGPLLEPPVDANLIKKKIEPQELQVALQLPTQSKIISPRVRSAVRSASASFFNSLQGSPVAISRYHSAPSSLGITSVLQDHAPMDIKEVTHAVKVSPPPSTLPPLDSKVPNSLEPSSTIVPPTSSPPLLPSLPLKTSVDALTAMEKTFGSIAPAAVTPPPPPPPPPPPPQSEHTSKLMQSNATQYPENATHDEGKKSLVSPPPPPPLSMPAPPTKSLSHPPAPSLPGTSLATAKDSFKGPPPPPPPPTPPSSTNQASSSSIPPPPPLSGFPSSASHPLSSSSSMSKSVGTPGPPPPPPPPSHSSSTPSPLAPPPPPPPASASQNSLSKNSANVPPPPPPLAANGLSKPAVPGPPSAPFGAKGRGSLLRANPKGQSQTKRSNLKPYHWLKLTRAMQGSLWAETQKLDEFCRAPEFDMSELESLFSAAAPNSNDGKGGKMTRRSSLKVDKVQLIELRRAYNCEIMLTKVKIPLPDLMCAVLALDDSVLDVDQVENLIKFSPTKEEMEMLKNYNGDKDNLGKCEQFFLELMKVPRVENKLRVFAFKMQFLTQVSELKRDLNIVNDASEQIRNSVKLKRIMQTILSLGNALNHGTARGSAVGFRLDSLLKLTDTRARNNKMTLMHYLCKVLAEKLPELLDFHKDLGSLEAATKIQLKYLAEEMQAVSKGLEKVVQELTASENDGPVSENFCQILKEFLSYAEAEVRSLAQLYANVGRNADALALYFGEDPARVPFEQVVSTLLNFVRMFIKAHEENCKQIELEKKRADKEAESEKSKLAAAKKESEQMLGTTIKSGNIK
- the LOC114393863 gene encoding formin-like protein 18 isoform X2 is translated as MALFRKFFYKKPPDGLLEITERVYVFDYCFTTDVMEEDEYRVYIGGIIGQLRGHFPDASFMVFNMREGDSQSQISNILCDYDMTVIDYPRQYEGCPLLTMEMIHHFLRSGENWLQLGQQNVVLMHCERGGWPLLAFMLAALLIYRKMFTGEQKTLDMIYKQAPRELLQLMSPLNPLPSQLRYLQYISRRNVGSEWPPLDRALTLDCVIIRLVPNMGGEGGCRPIFRIYGQDPFIPADRTPKVLFSTPKRSKLVRYYKQADCELVKIDIHCHVQGDVVFECIHLNSDLEHEEMMFRVMFNTAFIRSNILMLNRDELDILWNAKDYFPKNFRVEVLFSDMDASSSVISIDLPHVEEKEGLPVEAFAKVKEIFSNVDWLDSKAEVASVLQQITASNIFLERLDSGISASTSGLQKESSGKSKLDSKEHSDSKNLTSTVQEKHSTSSLGSSVDVPMENKTELLQLKALSGNNVESLECLGQGDQPIPSFGPSTDSDSTKKARNDSKNLTSTVQEKVSTSSLGSSVDVPMENKTESLQSKALSGNNIESLECIGQGNQPIPSFGPSTDSDSIKKEVESLETKQSLENDTKFTASTAHENRSIPLSEPSMDSNLIKKKSGSLESKEKDIKSLASKALVENNTKVPTSMAHGEQSMPLIEPSKDANSMKQKMERLDSKEKDTESLESKSLLENDTNYPPSMAHGKQSFPLIQPSTDANSVKKMGQLEQMVLPENDVKSVTSTVQRKQYGPLLEPPVDANLIKKKIEPQELQVALQLPTQSKIISPRDHAPMDIKEVTHAVKVSPPPSTLPPLDSKVPNSLEPSSTIVPPTSSPPLLPSLPLKTSVDALTAMEKTFGSIAPAAVTPPPPPPPPPPPPQSEHTSKLMQSNATQYPENATHDEGKKSLVSPPPPPPLSMPAPPTKSLSHPPAPSLPGTSLATAKDSFKGPPPPPPPPTPPSSTNQASSSSIPPPPPLSGFPSSASHPLSSSSSMSKSVGTPGPPPPPPPPSHSSSTPSPLAPPPPPPPASASQNSLSKNSANVPPPPPPLAANGLSKPAVPGPPSAPFGAKGRGSLLRANPKGQSQTKRSNLKPYHWLKLTRAMQGSLWAETQKLDEFCRAPEFDMSELESLFSAAAPNSNDGKGGKMTRRSSLKVDKVQLIELRRAYNCEIMLTKVKIPLPDLMCAVLALDDSVLDVDQVENLIKFSPTKEEMEMLKNYNGDKDNLGKCEQFFLELMKVPRVENKLRVFAFKMQFLTQVSELKRDLNIVNDASEQIRNSVKLKRIMQTILSLGNALNHGTARGSAVGFRLDSLLKLTDTRARNNKMTLMHYLCKVLAEKLPELLDFHKDLGSLEAATKIQLKYLAEEMQAVSKGLEKVVQELTASENDGPVSENFCQILKEFLSYAEAEVRSLAQLYANVGRNADALALYFGEDPARVPFEQVVSTLLNFVRMFIKAHEENCKQIELEKKRADKEAESEKSKLAAAKKESEQMLGTTIKSGNIK